A region from the Hypericibacter adhaerens genome encodes:
- a CDS encoding ABC transporter ATP-binding protein, with protein MTPKAEFRHVRKSFDGRMEVIPDLNLQIRQGEFLTLLGPSGSGKTTTLMLLAGFEIPTQGEILLDGKSLHRLPPYRRNLGMVFQNYALFPHMTVAQNLAFPLEVRRRSRAEIRRRTTRALEIVRLAGYGDRKPGQLSGGQQQRVALARALVFDPSLVLMDEPLGALDKQLREELQFEIRHIHRELGVTLVYVTHDQGEALTMSDRIAVFQGGRIRQLAAPEDLYERPADAFVAGFIGENNRLAGTVVAQDERECRVALADGTRLQAPALTQGGVGQRVVVSIRPERLRLLPPEGGYENRFQGRVEEIVFIGDHLRIRLKAFGSDSLIVKIPNDIERPAIAPGATIAFGWRRQDCRALLDDAP; from the coding sequence ATGACCCCCAAAGCCGAGTTCCGTCATGTCCGCAAGAGTTTCGACGGCCGCATGGAGGTCATTCCCGACCTCAACCTGCAGATCAGGCAGGGCGAGTTCCTGACCCTGCTGGGCCCGTCCGGCTCGGGCAAGACGACGACCCTGATGCTGCTGGCGGGCTTCGAGATTCCGACCCAGGGGGAGATCCTGCTCGACGGCAAGTCGCTGCACCGGCTTCCGCCCTACCGGCGCAATCTCGGCATGGTGTTCCAGAACTATGCGCTGTTCCCGCACATGACCGTGGCGCAGAACCTTGCCTTCCCGCTGGAGGTCCGCCGACGCTCCCGCGCCGAGATCCGGCGCCGCACCACGCGCGCGCTGGAGATCGTGCGGCTCGCCGGCTATGGCGATCGCAAGCCCGGCCAGCTCTCCGGCGGTCAGCAGCAGCGCGTCGCGCTGGCGCGGGCGCTCGTTTTCGACCCGAGCCTCGTGCTGATGGACGAGCCGCTGGGGGCGCTCGACAAGCAGCTGCGCGAAGAGCTGCAATTCGAGATCCGACACATCCATCGCGAACTTGGCGTAACCTTGGTCTATGTCACCCATGACCAGGGAGAGGCCCTGACCATGTCGGATCGGATTGCGGTGTTCCAGGGCGGCCGGATCCGCCAGCTGGCGGCCCCCGAGGATCTCTACGAGCGGCCGGCCGACGCCTTCGTCGCCGGCTTCATCGGCGAGAACAACCGTCTCGCGGGAACGGTCGTCGCGCAGGACGAGCGCGAATGCCGGGTGGCGCTCGCCGACGGCACGCGGCTGCAGGCGCCCGCCTTGACACAAGGGGGCGTCGGCCAGCGCGTCGTCGTCTCGATCCGGCCGGAGCGGCTACGCCTCCTGCCGCCCGAGGGCGGATATGAGAACCGCTTCCAGGGCCGGGTCGAGGAGATCGTCTTCATTGGCGACCACCTGCGCATCCGGCTCAAGGCCTTCGGGAGCGACAGCCTGATCGTCAAGATCCCCAACGACATCGAGCGCCCGGCGATCGCTCCCGGCGCCACGATCGCCTTCGGCTGGCGCCGGCAGGATTGCCGCGCCCTCCTCGACGACGCGCCATGA
- a CDS encoding GntR family transcriptional regulator: protein MAKNIEREAAAKSTGRIRYEELHALLRERICMLTYPPGMTLSESELATEFNVSRTPIRRVLQSLEAQGLVETKQSVGTIVTSVELRALREVYAVRMVLAASLGDIAAPLRSHSKLPNFRALLARAEKLSGHRDFKEFVRINNDLQNELGLVAGNESFRRITEQLYYQTIRVYFGIVQELDWEAEAGWLRAEIGEFIRALEASDLRAVGYIRRNHISMNLVRITNYVLGHSGHHQ, encoded by the coding sequence ATGGCGAAGAACATTGAGCGCGAAGCGGCGGCGAAAAGCACCGGCCGCATCCGCTATGAAGAGCTCCATGCGCTGCTGCGCGAGCGCATCTGCATGCTGACCTACCCGCCCGGCATGACGCTCAGCGAGAGCGAGCTCGCCACCGAGTTCAATGTCAGCCGGACGCCGATCCGCCGCGTGCTGCAATCGCTCGAAGCCCAGGGCCTGGTCGAGACCAAGCAGAGCGTCGGCACCATCGTCACCTCGGTCGAGCTGCGCGCGCTGCGCGAGGTCTATGCGGTCCGCATGGTCCTCGCCGCCTCCCTGGGCGATATCGCGGCGCCGCTGCGCTCCCACTCCAAGCTGCCGAACTTCCGGGCGCTGCTGGCGCGGGCCGAGAAGCTCTCGGGCCACCGGGACTTCAAGGAGTTCGTGCGGATCAACAACGATCTGCAGAACGAGCTGGGGCTGGTCGCCGGCAACGAATCCTTCCGCCGCATCACCGAGCAGCTCTACTACCAGACCATCCGTGTCTATTTCGGGATCGTGCAGGAGCTGGACTGGGAGGCCGAGGCGGGCTGGCTGCGCGCCGAGATCGGCGAGTTCATCCGGGCGCTCGAAGCCAGCGACCTGCGGGCCGTCGGCTATATCCGGCGCAACCACATCTCGATGAATCTGGTCCGGATCACCAACTACGTGCTCGGTCATTCAGGCCATCATCAGTAG